Proteins from one Malaya genurostris strain Urasoe2022 chromosome 2, Malgen_1.1, whole genome shotgun sequence genomic window:
- the LOC131431894 gene encoding uncharacterized protein LOC131431894, with protein sequence MEPMSVRPSKREYDTPAKDQLNDQLTFNPNRNRQNNLQTHEDSFDGSMDCRLHPSTFTLRYVREFRSPDGEEYIRKDYSTGQANELGFSACVSIESMKITFINEGCQMLVDDDLKAEIMIAKPELLDQTRNFEQAKKVLLDRLRVEKVLSDGLLVSRNQLRTEFRGTLKNIVSKANCQLVTDCINLKKILQKYSQIDYQIVCKTVIDKQICSVELREIATKLYDAECGVKKRTELLPPIIITPETDFSELNTALKWLDCTLQHVGEFRSSDGKEYIRKNQISRKPNELGFSACLSSESGKITIINEGCQMSMDDDLKAEIMIEKPELLDETRSFEQAKKALLDQIRFEKVLLDRVLEK encoded by the coding sequence ATGGAACCGATGAGCGTTAGACCAAGTAAACGAGAATACGACACCCCGGCGAAGGATCAATTGAACGATCAGTTAACATTTAACCCGAATCGGAACAGACAAAATAATTTACAAACCCACGAAGATTCGTTCGATGGTTCAATGGACTGTCGTTTGCATCCTTCGACCTTCACTTTAAGATATGTGAGAGAGTTTCGATCACCGGATGGCGAAGAATATATCAGAAAAGACTACAGCACCGGACAGGCCAACGAACTCGGGTTTTCTGCCTGCGTAAGCATAGAATCGATGAAGATAACATTTATTAACGAAGGCTGTCAGATGTTGGTGGACGATGATCTAAAAGCAGAAATAATGATCGCGAAGCCGGAATTATTGGATCAAACACGCAATTTTGAACAGGCAAAGAAAGTTCTGCTGGATCGGCTGCGCGTTGAGAAAGTGCTTTCCGATGGTCTTTTAGTAAGTCGAAACCAACTACGAACAGAATTCCGAGGAACTCTTAAAAATATAGTATCGAAAGCCAATTGTCAGTTAGTCACGGACTGTattaatttgaagaaaattctGCAAAAGTACAGTCAGATTGATTATCAGATCGTGTGTAAAACAGTTATCGACAAACAGATATGTTCTGTGGAACTTCGAGAAATCGCAACTAAATTGTATGATGCCGAATGCGGTGTGAAAAAAAGAACTGAACTTCTTCCACCAATTATTATTACACCGGAAACGGACTTTTCTGAATTGAACACAGCCCTGAAGTGGTTAGACTGCACTCTTCAGCACGTGGGAGAGTTTCGTTCATCGGATGGTAAAGAATATATCAGGAAAAATCAGATTAGCAGAAAACCTAACGAACTCGGGTTTTCCGCCTGCTTAAGCTCGGAATCTGGTAAGATAACAATTATTAACGAAGGCTGCCAGATGTCTATGGATGATGATCTAAAGGCAGAAATAATGATCGAGAAGCCGGAATTATTGGATGAAACACGCAGTTTTGAACAGGCAAAGAAAGCTCTGCTGGATCAGATTCGGTTTGAGAAAGTGCTTTTGGATCgtgttttggaaaaatga